The Citrifermentans bemidjiense Bem genome window below encodes:
- a CDS encoding DUF503 domain-containing protein → MHVALLQMRLLLPSRTLKEKRAIVKSVLSRARNRFNVACTESELHDQPMDAELCFVTVAPSVARAKQILQELESWLVSERPDLEVSDVQVEEL, encoded by the coding sequence ATGCATGTGGCACTGTTGCAGATGAGGCTGTTACTGCCAAGCCGCACGCTCAAAGAGAAGCGCGCCATCGTAAAGAGTGTGCTCTCCCGGGCGCGCAACCGGTTCAATGTCGCCTGTACTGAGAGCGAACTGCACGATCAGCCCATGGATGCCGAGCTTTGCTTCGTGACCGTCGCCCCCAGTGTTGCCCGCGCGAAGCAGATACTGCAGGAGCTCGAATCCTGGCTGGTATCTGAGCGTCCTGACCTGGAAGTAAGCGACGTGCAGGTGGAGGAGTTGTAG
- a CDS encoding ABC transporter permease, giving the protein MKAKRVSAVARKEFLHVLRDWRSLGIGIAIPLVMLFLFGYALTLDVDRVPLVVWDQSQTPASRTFIGGFSASRYFQLVGEAGGYGEIERAIEARRAVIALVVPVDFARGVASGRGSSVQAIIDGSDSNVASYALGYAEGVTRSYSNQVTLDSVRRGGLPQPAAGLDLEPRVWFNSDMESRNYIFPGLIAVVMMVIAALLTSLTVAREWEVGTMEQLIATPVTRGELILGKLIPYFCIGMLDLLLAVLVGEFVFAIPMRGQLWLIFASCSVFLAGALSLGMLISIVTKSQFLSSQIALVATMLPAFLLSGFVFPIANMPYPIQLFTHVITARYFVTLLRGIYLKGLGLRLLIGEALFLLAFAALVLTLAHHKLRKKIE; this is encoded by the coding sequence GTGAAGGCGAAGCGGGTCTCGGCTGTAGCCCGCAAGGAGTTCCTGCACGTCCTTAGGGACTGGAGAAGCCTCGGGATCGGCATCGCCATCCCGCTGGTGATGCTCTTTCTCTTCGGTTACGCGCTTACCCTCGACGTGGACCGCGTGCCGCTCGTCGTCTGGGATCAGAGCCAGACCCCCGCCAGCCGCACCTTCATCGGCGGCTTCAGCGCCTCGCGCTATTTTCAGCTGGTAGGGGAAGCGGGGGGCTACGGCGAGATCGAGCGGGCCATCGAGGCCCGGCGGGCGGTGATCGCGCTGGTGGTCCCGGTAGACTTCGCCCGCGGGGTAGCCTCCGGGCGCGGCTCCTCCGTTCAGGCCATCATCGACGGAAGCGATTCCAACGTCGCCTCCTATGCCCTGGGGTACGCCGAGGGGGTTACCCGCTCCTACAGTAACCAGGTGACCCTCGACTCCGTGAGGCGCGGCGGCCTGCCGCAGCCTGCGGCGGGGCTGGACCTTGAGCCGCGCGTCTGGTTCAACAGCGACATGGAGTCGCGCAACTACATCTTCCCGGGTCTGATCGCCGTCGTGATGATGGTGATCGCCGCCCTTTTGACCTCCCTCACCGTGGCGCGGGAATGGGAGGTGGGGACCATGGAGCAGCTGATCGCGACGCCGGTGACCCGCGGCGAGCTGATCCTGGGGAAGCTGATCCCCTACTTCTGCATCGGCATGCTCGATCTTTTGCTCGCCGTCCTAGTCGGGGAGTTTGTCTTCGCCATACCGATGCGCGGGCAACTCTGGCTCATCTTCGCCTCCTGTTCCGTCTTTCTGGCCGGCGCCCTGTCGCTCGGGATGCTGATCAGCATCGTCACCAAGAGCCAGTTCCTCTCCAGCCAGATCGCGCTCGTGGCCACCATGCTCCCCGCCTTCCTGCTTTCGGGGTTCGTCTTCCCCATCGCCAACATGCCGTACCCGATCCAGCTCTTCACCCACGTCATCACCGCGCGCTATTTCGTCACCCTCCTGCGCGGCATTTACCTGAAGGGGCTGGGGCTTAGGCTTCTTATCGGCGAGGCGCTCTTCCTTTTGGCCTTTGCCGCGCTGGTGCTCACGCTGGCGCACCACAAGCTCCGCAAGAAGATCGAGTGA
- the mnmA gene encoding tRNA 2-thiouridine(34) synthase MnmA has product MSGNFKGKKVAVAMSGGVDSSTVAALLKEQGAEVIGINMKLFARDGEDPQAKGDAQIVAEYLGIEFHLVHLEEQFSRLIMEDFRAQYLGGETPNPCVRCNRYVKFGLLLDKALELGAEYLATGHYVRTSRDDGGSYHLLKAAFLAKDQSYFLYTLTQKQLSHVVFPLGDMPSKDEVRRLAEKFGLPVAQKSDSQEICFVPGDDYVAFLEKGGRVAGKSGDIVHVDGTVLGRHGGTHRYTIGQRRGLGVAWKEPLYVVSIDALQGRVVVGEAGQLFASGLVACDLNWVVPVEGETFETTCKIRYRQQPIACRVKLLGEGLGEVYFAEPQKSVTPGQSVVFYREDELLGGGRIVGKI; this is encoded by the coding sequence ATGTCAGGGAATTTTAAAGGGAAGAAAGTAGCCGTCGCCATGAGCGGCGGAGTCGATTCGTCCACGGTCGCCGCCCTCCTCAAAGAGCAGGGTGCGGAGGTGATCGGTATCAATATGAAGCTCTTTGCGCGCGACGGCGAGGATCCGCAGGCCAAGGGCGACGCGCAGATCGTCGCCGAGTACCTGGGGATCGAATTCCACCTGGTGCATCTGGAGGAACAATTCTCGCGCCTCATCATGGAAGACTTCCGTGCGCAGTACCTGGGGGGCGAGACCCCCAACCCGTGTGTCCGCTGCAACCGCTACGTCAAGTTCGGGCTTCTGTTGGACAAGGCGCTGGAGCTGGGGGCGGAGTACCTGGCCACCGGCCATTACGTGAGGACCAGCAGGGACGATGGCGGTAGCTATCACCTGCTGAAGGCGGCTTTTCTCGCCAAGGACCAGTCCTACTTCCTCTACACGCTGACCCAAAAGCAGCTCTCCCATGTGGTCTTCCCGCTGGGGGACATGCCGAGCAAGGACGAGGTGCGCAGGCTTGCGGAAAAGTTCGGGCTCCCGGTGGCGCAAAAGAGCGACAGCCAGGAAATCTGCTTCGTTCCCGGCGACGACTACGTCGCCTTCCTGGAAAAAGGGGGGCGGGTTGCGGGAAAAAGCGGCGACATCGTCCATGTCGACGGGACCGTGCTGGGAAGGCACGGCGGCACCCACCGGTACACCATCGGCCAGAGGCGTGGGCTCGGCGTTGCCTGGAAAGAGCCGCTGTACGTGGTGTCGATCGATGCGCTTCAGGGGAGGGTGGTGGTCGGCGAAGCCGGACAGCTCTTTGCGTCTGGGCTCGTGGCCTGCGATCTGAACTGGGTGGTGCCGGTAGAGGGGGAGACCTTCGAGACAACCTGCAAGATCCGCTATCGGCAACAACCCATAGCGTGCCGGGTCAAGCTTTTGGGCGAGGGGCTGGGCGAGGTTTACTTTGCCGAGCCGCAGAAGTCGGTGACGCCGGGGCAGTCCGTGGTCTTCTACCGCGAAGACGAGCTCCTGGGCGGCGGCCGCATCGTCGGGAAGATCTAG
- a CDS encoding ABC transporter permease: MGIPYSYSFRNLWTRRLTTLLTASGMGLVVFVFAATLMLTEGLQKTLVQTGSPDNVVLLRKAAGSEVQSGVERSQAALLESQPEVAIGADGEPLLAKEVVVLINLKKRVGDKPSNVVIRGVTPTSLKLRPAIRLKEGRMPRSGSAEVIAGESIARRFKGGGLGETIRFGMRDWRVVGVFDAGSTGFSSEIWGDADQLMQAFRRQAYSSIIFRLRDSTAFDSYKARVESDPRLTVEAKRETQYYLDQSEAMSKFLNILGMVLTVVFSIGAVIGATITMYAAVANRVTEIGTLRALGFQRKSILSAFIVEALFLGLCGGGLGLFAASFMQLITISTMNWASFSELAFSFTLNFSIVWKSLLFSAVMGLVGGTLPAFRASRMNIVEALRAT, translated from the coding sequence ATGGGGATCCCTTACTCCTACAGTTTCCGCAACCTTTGGACCCGGCGGCTCACCACCCTTCTCACTGCGAGCGGGATGGGGCTCGTCGTCTTCGTCTTCGCCGCCACCCTCATGCTCACCGAGGGGTTGCAAAAGACCTTGGTGCAGACCGGCTCTCCCGACAACGTGGTGCTGCTTAGAAAAGCTGCCGGCTCCGAGGTGCAAAGCGGCGTGGAGCGCTCCCAGGCGGCCCTTTTGGAGAGCCAGCCCGAGGTCGCCATCGGCGCCGACGGAGAGCCGCTCTTAGCCAAGGAAGTAGTGGTGCTGATCAACCTGAAAAAGCGGGTGGGGGACAAGCCTTCCAACGTCGTCATCAGGGGGGTGACCCCGACTTCGCTCAAGCTGCGTCCCGCCATCCGGCTCAAGGAGGGGCGCATGCCGCGGTCCGGTTCCGCCGAAGTAATCGCCGGCGAGAGCATAGCCCGGCGCTTCAAGGGGGGCGGGCTGGGAGAAACCATCAGGTTCGGGATGAGGGACTGGCGGGTTGTCGGCGTCTTCGACGCAGGTTCCACCGGCTTTTCCTCCGAGATCTGGGGGGACGCCGACCAGTTGATGCAGGCCTTCCGGAGGCAAGCCTACTCCTCCATCATCTTCCGGTTGCGGGACTCCACCGCTTTCGATTCCTACAAGGCGCGGGTGGAGAGCGACCCGAGGCTTACCGTCGAGGCCAAGCGCGAGACCCAGTATTACCTGGACCAGTCCGAGGCGATGTCCAAGTTCCTCAACATACTCGGGATGGTGTTGACCGTGGTCTTTTCCATAGGCGCCGTGATCGGGGCGACCATCACCATGTACGCCGCCGTCGCCAACCGCGTCACCGAGATCGGGACTTTACGCGCTTTAGGGTTCCAGAGGAAGAGCATCCTCTCCGCCTTCATCGTCGAGGCGCTTTTTCTGGGGCTTTGCGGCGGGGGGCTGGGGCTCTTTGCCGCGAGCTTCATGCAGCTCATCACCATTTCCACCATGAACTGGGCCTCCTTCTCCGAGCTGGCCTTTTCCTTCACGCTCAACTTTTCCATCGTGTGGAAGTCGTTGCTTTTTTCCGCCGTAATGGGGCTAGTGGGAGGCACCCTCCCGGCGTTCCGTGCCTCGCGGATGAATATCGTGGAAGCTCTGAGGGCAACATAG
- the rdgC gene encoding recombination-associated protein RdgC has protein sequence MGILANTVSVCHFKVQGELPTQDLYTWVTKQLAANRFNPIDQGSEEMSIGWVHLDDPKASDFETPAACCREHYLMFTLRRDKRSVPSAILKAHLEKAQDEFLAENPGFTKVPKQKREDLKEAVQAMLLSQTLPTPATYDAVWDTRSGILTFTSLSPKVIELFEEQFKKTFEGLRVSAFHPYARAENVLDEGNLVLLKKANKAGGDNYLELIKENQWLGTDFMLWLMYQTMNEASEYSVNQEGILLAKEPFVAYLDDRVVLLGSGENGAQKITVAGPQDHFNEVRSALLNKKQITEATLHLETGDDHWKLTLKGELFHLASFKSPAVKLEKDSSVDEAMEREAVFFERMMLLEKGTQLFDSVFATFLQLRLGSEWVEQEKAIQKWLNVCSFCNGSLA, from the coding sequence ATGGGCATCCTCGCCAACACAGTAAGCGTCTGCCATTTCAAGGTCCAGGGAGAACTCCCGACCCAGGACCTCTACACCTGGGTCACCAAACAACTGGCGGCGAACCGCTTCAATCCGATCGACCAGGGAAGCGAAGAAATGTCGATCGGCTGGGTCCACCTGGACGACCCGAAAGCAAGCGACTTCGAGACCCCCGCGGCCTGCTGCCGCGAGCACTACCTCATGTTCACCCTGCGCCGCGACAAGCGCTCGGTCCCCTCGGCCATCCTGAAGGCACACTTGGAGAAGGCGCAGGACGAGTTCCTCGCGGAGAACCCCGGCTTCACCAAGGTCCCCAAGCAGAAGCGGGAGGACCTGAAGGAAGCGGTGCAGGCGATGCTCCTTTCGCAGACGCTCCCGACCCCGGCCACCTACGACGCTGTGTGGGACACCAGAAGCGGCATCCTCACCTTCACCTCGCTTTCCCCGAAGGTCATCGAACTCTTCGAGGAGCAGTTCAAGAAGACCTTCGAAGGGCTTCGCGTCTCCGCGTTCCACCCCTACGCCCGCGCCGAGAACGTTCTGGACGAAGGGAACCTGGTGCTCCTCAAAAAGGCCAACAAGGCCGGCGGCGACAACTATTTGGAGCTGATCAAGGAGAACCAGTGGCTGGGCACGGACTTCATGCTCTGGCTCATGTACCAGACCATGAACGAGGCCTCCGAGTACAGCGTCAACCAGGAAGGTATCCTGCTGGCGAAGGAACCGTTCGTGGCCTACCTGGACGACCGCGTGGTGCTGTTAGGCTCCGGCGAAAACGGCGCCCAGAAGATCACGGTCGCAGGGCCGCAGGACCACTTCAACGAGGTGAGAAGCGCGCTATTGAACAAGAAGCAGATCACCGAGGCGACGCTGCACCTTGAGACCGGCGACGACCACTGGAAGCTGACGCTCAAGGGCGAGCTCTTCCACCTGGCGTCCTTCAAGTCGCCGGCGGTAAAGCTGGAAAAGGACAGCAGCGTGGACGAGGCGATGGAGCGGGAGGCGGTTTTCTTCGAGAGGATGATGCTACTGGAGAAAGGGACCCAGCTTTTCGATTCGGTGTTCGCCACCTTCCTGCAGTTAAGGCTCGGCAGCGAGTGGGTCGAGCAGGAGAAGGCGATCCAGAAGTGGCTCAACGTCTGCAGCTTCTGCAACGGGTCGCTGGCGTAG
- a CDS encoding HDOD domain-containing protein has product MPLSLTIRRLLTNQPIDLPVFHPVALRLQHLLETPDFSMAQVVTLANEDQSLAGQILKMANSAMYIGRVRTETIKDAVIRLGAQQVCNLAMAASQAGLHVSDNRVINGFMQSLWLHSHACAMGSRWLARSAGYPQHADQAYMGGLLHDIGKLYLLKALERLNQSGVAQAALEDDLLLEIFEELHVEQGCRLMEHWNMPKVYYNVVANHHDENFETTDIVLTAVRLVNKACKLKGIGLVVDPTIDLESEPEAALLQLTPEEIDELMEVLDDSQELSL; this is encoded by the coding sequence ATGCCCTTATCGCTCACCATCAGGCGCCTGTTGACCAACCAGCCGATAGATCTGCCGGTCTTCCACCCGGTGGCGCTGAGGCTGCAGCACCTCCTTGAAACCCCGGACTTCTCGATGGCCCAGGTAGTCACGCTGGCCAACGAGGATCAGTCGCTGGCGGGACAGATCCTGAAGATGGCCAACTCCGCCATGTACATCGGGCGGGTCCGCACCGAGACCATCAAGGACGCGGTAATCAGGCTAGGCGCCCAGCAGGTGTGCAACCTGGCGATGGCGGCTTCGCAGGCAGGGCTCCATGTATCGGACAACCGCGTCATCAACGGATTCATGCAGTCGCTTTGGCTGCACAGCCATGCCTGCGCCATGGGAAGCCGCTGGCTGGCCCGCAGCGCCGGCTATCCGCAGCACGCGGACCAGGCGTACATGGGGGGGCTTTTACACGACATCGGGAAGCTCTACCTGCTGAAAGCACTAGAGCGGCTGAACCAGTCGGGTGTGGCGCAAGCCGCGCTGGAGGATGACCTGCTTTTGGAGATTTTCGAGGAACTGCACGTGGAGCAGGGGTGCCGCCTGATGGAGCACTGGAACATGCCGAAGGTGTACTACAACGTAGTGGCCAACCATCACGACGAGAATTTCGAGACCACGGACATCGTGTTGACGGCGGTGCGGCTGGTGAACAAGGCATGCAAGCTGAAGGGAATCGGGCTTGTCGTCGACCCGACCATCGATCTCGAAAGCGAGCCGGAAGCCGCGCTTTTGCAGTTGACGCCGGAAGAGATAGACGAGCTCATGGAAGTCCTGGACGATTCCCAAGAGCTGTCGCTGTAA
- a CDS encoding (deoxy)nucleoside triphosphate pyrophosphohydrolase — MSHTEKQRRHVHVACAIVERDGLVLSALRSASMNLPLKWEFPGGKIEPGEGREECLKREMVEEMGVEVEVGQALTPATHSYPTFDVTLYPYLCRIASGEITLYEHSEVRWLPPAKMLELEWADADLPVILEYQQLSNRG; from the coding sequence ATGAGCCATACGGAAAAGCAGAGAAGGCATGTGCACGTCGCCTGCGCCATCGTAGAGCGGGACGGGCTGGTGCTGTCGGCGCTCAGGAGCGCCTCGATGAACCTGCCTCTCAAGTGGGAATTTCCGGGGGGGAAGATCGAGCCCGGCGAGGGGCGCGAGGAGTGCTTGAAGCGCGAGATGGTCGAGGAAATGGGCGTGGAGGTCGAGGTGGGGCAAGCGCTGACGCCGGCCACCCACAGCTACCCCACTTTCGACGTGACCTTGTATCCCTACCTTTGCCGCATTGCTTCCGGCGAGATTACCCTTTACGAGCATTCTGAGGTGAGATGGCTCCCCCCCGCGAAGATGCTGGAACTGGAGTGGGCCGACGCGGACCTGCCGGTAATACTGGAATACCAGCAACTGAGTAACAGGGGCTAG
- a CDS encoding efflux RND transporter periplasmic adaptor subunit, with amino-acid sequence MAQDDLNKLTIDKKRYSPASGGSPWRSRIIAASLVILLCLALFAWAMRRSVQVEVATVSLVYPSQTFSLLNASGYVVAQRKAAVSSKATGRLEWLGVQEGSVVRQGELLARLENRDVAAQKGQAAASVSAAEKNLEQARVEQKDAARNLARMRELVSQGIVAQADYDTAEARYQRAVASSAAAQANLKGAASALQGAEASLDYTLIRAPFDGVVLTKNADVGDIVSPLAAAANAKAAVVTLADMGSLEVEADVSEANLGKVRVGQPCEILLDALPEARFRGALQTIVPTADRSKGSVMVKVRFLDQDKRVLPEMSAKVAFLERELKPGEGRPRIAIPPAAVVKRDGKEFVFVVAGDRARQTPVTLGGKLGDMVEVVSGIKAGDRIATKPLDKLKDQSRVKAAEK; translated from the coding sequence ATGGCACAGGACGACCTTAACAAGCTCACCATCGACAAAAAACGCTATTCCCCCGCAAGCGGCGGCAGCCCTTGGCGCTCAAGGATCATAGCGGCGTCGCTGGTGATCCTCCTCTGCTTGGCCCTTTTCGCCTGGGCCATGCGGCGCAGCGTCCAGGTCGAGGTCGCCACCGTCTCCCTGGTTTACCCTTCCCAGACTTTTTCCCTCTTGAACGCGAGCGGCTACGTGGTGGCGCAGCGAAAGGCCGCCGTCTCCTCCAAGGCAACCGGCCGCCTGGAATGGTTGGGGGTCCAGGAGGGGAGCGTGGTGCGGCAGGGGGAACTTCTGGCCCGTCTGGAAAACCGGGACGTCGCCGCGCAAAAGGGGCAGGCTGCGGCGAGCGTCTCTGCGGCCGAGAAGAACCTGGAGCAGGCCCGGGTGGAGCAAAAGGACGCTGCGCGCAACTTGGCGCGCATGAGGGAGCTCGTTTCCCAGGGGATCGTGGCGCAGGCCGATTACGATACGGCGGAGGCGCGTTACCAGCGCGCCGTTGCGTCGAGCGCCGCTGCCCAGGCGAATCTGAAGGGGGCTGCCAGCGCCCTGCAGGGGGCCGAGGCGTCGCTTGACTACACGTTGATCCGCGCCCCCTTCGACGGTGTGGTGCTCACCAAGAACGCCGACGTGGGGGATATCGTTTCCCCGCTTGCTGCCGCCGCCAACGCCAAGGCAGCCGTCGTCACCCTGGCCGACATGGGGTCCCTCGAAGTCGAGGCGGACGTATCCGAAGCGAACCTCGGCAAGGTGCGCGTGGGGCAGCCCTGTGAGATCCTCCTGGACGCCCTTCCCGAGGCGCGCTTTCGCGGGGCGCTGCAGACCATCGTCCCGACCGCCGACCGCAGCAAGGGGAGCGTCATGGTTAAGGTCCGCTTCCTGGACCAGGACAAACGCGTCCTTCCCGAGATGAGCGCGAAGGTAGCTTTCCTGGAGCGGGAGCTGAAGCCGGGAGAGGGAAGGCCGCGGATAGCGATCCCTCCCGCCGCGGTGGTCAAGCGCGACGGCAAGGAGTTCGTCTTCGTCGTCGCAGGCGACCGTGCGCGGCAGACCCCGGTCACACTGGGAGGGAAACTCGGGGACATGGTCGAGGTGGTTTCCGGCATCAAGGCGGGGGACCGCATTGCCACCAAGCCTCTGGATAAGCTCAAGGACCAAAGCCGCGTCAAGGCGGCGGAAAAATAG
- a CDS encoding ABC transporter permease: MFMLKYIIRNLFRHKLRSVLTVVGVAVAVLAFGLLRTLVGLWYAGAEHASDTRLVTRNAISLVFPLPISYLDRIRGVSGVSSVSYGNWFGGIYIEEKNFFANYAVEPRTYLALYPELVLSEKQKNDFILDRKGCIVGERLAKTYGWKVGDLITLKGTIFPGNWEFVLRGIYHGAEKATEERLLLFHWSYLNESVRQSFPSRADQVGFFMIGVKRPELAPEVSLAVDSMFKNSLAETLTETEKAFHMGFIAMTEAIMVAIQIVSYMVIAIIMVVAANTMAMTARERIGEYATLKTLGFKAGHLAGLIFGESVAISVLGGVLGVAATFPVAHWIEVELTQYFPFFSVSMETLLLELLAALSVGVVSGIFPTWRGATIRIAQGLKRIG; this comes from the coding sequence ATGTTCATGCTGAAATACATCATACGGAACCTCTTCCGGCACAAGCTCCGCTCGGTGTTGACGGTGGTCGGCGTCGCCGTCGCTGTACTCGCCTTCGGGCTTTTGCGCACCCTGGTCGGGCTTTGGTATGCCGGCGCGGAGCACGCTTCGGACACGCGGCTCGTCACCCGCAACGCCATCTCGCTCGTCTTCCCGCTCCCCATCTCCTACCTGGACCGCATCCGCGGCGTCTCCGGGGTGAGTTCGGTCTCCTACGGCAACTGGTTCGGGGGGATCTACATCGAGGAGAAGAACTTCTTCGCCAACTACGCCGTCGAGCCGCGCACCTACCTGGCCCTCTACCCCGAGCTCGTCCTCTCGGAGAAGCAGAAGAACGACTTCATCCTCGACCGCAAGGGGTGCATCGTCGGAGAACGGCTGGCGAAGACCTACGGCTGGAAGGTGGGGGATCTCATCACCCTCAAAGGGACCATCTTTCCTGGCAACTGGGAGTTCGTGCTGCGCGGGATCTACCACGGCGCCGAGAAGGCGACCGAGGAGCGGCTGCTTCTTTTCCACTGGAGCTACCTGAACGAGAGCGTGCGCCAGAGCTTCCCCAGCAGGGCCGACCAGGTCGGGTTCTTCATGATCGGAGTGAAGCGCCCGGAGCTCGCCCCCGAGGTTTCCCTTGCCGTCGACTCCATGTTCAAGAACTCCCTGGCCGAGACCTTGACCGAGACCGAGAAGGCTTTCCACATGGGGTTCATCGCCATGACCGAGGCGATCATGGTGGCGATCCAGATCGTCTCCTACATGGTCATCGCCATCATCATGGTGGTCGCGGCCAACACCATGGCGATGACGGCGCGCGAGCGGATCGGCGAGTACGCGACCTTGAAGACGCTGGGTTTCAAGGCGGGGCATCTGGCGGGGCTCATCTTCGGCGAGTCCGTCGCCATCTCCGTTTTGGGTGGCGTCTTGGGAGTGGCGGCAACCTTCCCCGTTGCCCACTGGATCGAGGTGGAGCTCACCCAGTACTTCCCGTTTTTCAGCGTCTCCATGGAGACCCTGCTGCTGGAGTTGCTGGCCGCCCTTTCCGTCGGAGTCGTCTCCGGGATTTTCCCCACCTGGCGCGGCGCCACCATCCGCATCGCCCAGGGACTGAAGCGTATAGGCTAA
- a CDS encoding ABC transporter ATP-binding protein, with the protein MAESTPPIVRIRNLSKGYRRGTQVIPVLTGINVDIAQGEFVALMGPSGSGKSTLLNLIAGIDTADEGSITIGEVEITHLSEGELARWRAGNVGFIFQFYNLIPVLTAFENVELPLLLTPLKRRERREHVEAVLSVVGLADRMDHYPSQLSGGQQQRVAIARAIVTDPEILVADEPTGDLDRASAEEILQLMDRLVHEFGKTVIMVTHDPRAAEKAHLIRHLEKGELSVS; encoded by the coding sequence ATGGCAGAATCCACCCCTCCCATCGTCCGCATCCGCAACCTTTCCAAGGGTTACCGCCGCGGCACCCAGGTCATCCCGGTTCTCACCGGCATCAACGTCGACATCGCCCAGGGAGAATTCGTCGCCCTCATGGGTCCCTCCGGCTCGGGAAAAAGCACCCTCCTCAATCTCATCGCCGGCATCGACACCGCCGATGAAGGCTCCATAACCATCGGAGAGGTGGAGATCACCCATCTGAGCGAGGGGGAACTGGCCCGCTGGCGCGCCGGCAACGTCGGTTTCATCTTCCAGTTCTACAACCTGATACCGGTCCTGACCGCCTTCGAGAACGTGGAGCTTCCCCTTTTGCTCACCCCCCTGAAAAGGCGCGAGCGGCGCGAGCATGTCGAGGCGGTCCTCTCCGTGGTGGGGCTTGCCGACCGGATGGATCACTACCCCTCTCAGCTCTCCGGCGGCCAGCAGCAAAGAGTCGCCATCGCGCGCGCCATCGTCACCGACCCCGAGATCCTGGTGGCCGACGAGCCGACCGGGGACCTCGACCGCGCCTCCGCCGAGGAGATCCTGCAGCTCATGGACCGCCTGGTCCACGAGTTCGGCAAGACCGTCATCATGGTCACCCACGACCCGCGTGCCGCCGAAAAGGCCCACCTCATCAGGCATCTCGAGAAGGGCGAGTTGAGCGTGAGCTAG
- a CDS encoding type II toxin-antitoxin system Phd/YefM family antitoxin — protein MDEVTATAAKASMSKLIDEAATSHEPVLLSEDGWLGVKGMRESVLEGLAAPLDECSEEPGW, from the coding sequence ATGGACGAAGTTACCGCTACTGCAGCCAAAGCCAGCATGTCCAAGCTGATCGACGAAGCCGCTACGTCACACGAGCCGGTTTTGTTGTCTGAGGATGGCTGGCTGGGAGTAAAAGGGATGCGTGAGTCGGTCTTGGAAGGTCTGGCTGCGCCGCTGGATGAATGCAGCGAAGAGCCAGGCTGGTGA
- a CDS encoding ABC transporter permease — protein sequence MIERLKAMLVKEFIQVLRDPRMRFVMFVIPVVQTLIFGYAVNTDVREVATAVYDLDNSSQSREIADLFVKSGYFRLEARVYDDKAAQELIDRGEVKAVLRMNRGLGERLVGGRGAQLQMILDGTDSNTAGIALNYASRIVGGYNQRLQQDWGARHGGVQAFPGGVDLVSRAWFNENLESRNYYVPAVITNIVFIITMLLSSMAVVREKEIGTIEQVIVTPIGKGEFILGKTIPFVLIGFINVTLISLVAVFWFDVPLRGSIPLLYLATALFLMSSLGIGLLISTISRTQQQAMMSAFFVIFPAILLSGFAFPIESMPQIVQWFTLVNPMRFFLVIIRAIFQKGVGVDILWPQMAALLLIGVTILSSAVLRFKKTLG from the coding sequence GTGATCGAACGGCTGAAAGCTATGCTGGTCAAGGAATTCATCCAGGTGCTGCGCGACCCGCGCATGCGCTTCGTGATGTTCGTGATCCCGGTGGTGCAGACGCTCATCTTCGGCTACGCGGTGAATACCGACGTGCGCGAGGTGGCGACCGCCGTCTACGACCTGGACAACAGCAGCCAGAGCCGGGAAATAGCCGACCTCTTCGTCAAGTCGGGTTACTTCCGGCTTGAGGCACGGGTCTACGACGACAAGGCGGCCCAGGAGCTGATCGACAGGGGCGAGGTGAAGGCTGTGCTTAGGATGAACCGCGGCCTCGGAGAGCGGCTCGTCGGGGGGAGGGGGGCGCAACTGCAGATGATCCTGGACGGAACCGACTCCAACACCGCCGGCATCGCGCTCAACTACGCCTCCAGGATCGTGGGGGGGTACAACCAGCGCCTGCAGCAGGATTGGGGCGCGCGGCACGGCGGAGTGCAGGCTTTTCCTGGGGGAGTGGACCTCGTGAGCCGCGCCTGGTTCAACGAGAACCTGGAAAGCCGCAACTACTACGTCCCCGCGGTCATCACCAACATCGTCTTCATCATCACCATGCTCCTCTCCAGCATGGCCGTGGTGCGCGAGAAGGAGATCGGGACCATCGAGCAAGTGATCGTGACCCCGATAGGGAAGGGGGAATTCATCCTGGGAAAGACCATCCCCTTCGTCCTCATCGGCTTCATCAACGTGACGCTCATCTCGCTGGTCGCGGTGTTCTGGTTCGACGTGCCGCTGCGCGGCTCCATACCGCTTCTCTACTTAGCCACCGCCCTCTTCCTGATGAGCTCGCTGGGCATCGGGCTTCTCATCTCCACCATCAGCCGTACCCAGCAGCAGGCGATGATGAGCGCCTTCTTCGTCATCTTCCCCGCCATCCTCCTCTCCGGGTTTGCCTTTCCCATCGAGAGCATGCCTCAAATCGTGCAGTGGTTCACCCTGGTGAACCCCATGCGCTTTTTCCTGGTCATCATCCGCGCCATCTTCCAGAAGGGGGTCGGCGTCGACATCCTCTGGCCGCAGATGGCGGCCTTGCTTCTGATCGGCGTCACCATTCTCTCCAGCGCCGTCCTCAGGTTCAAGAAGACGCTGGGGTAG